Sequence from the Hamadaea flava genome:
TTCTTGTAGATGCGGAACCAGATCGGAAACATCAAGACACCCAGCCCGATGACGATCACCGGAATCGCGAAGCCGGCCGGGAGGTACTTCTGGACCATCCCGTCGAGTCGCGTACGCCAGCTGAACACGGCCATCACCATGAAGGCCGTCATGCCGACAACGGCCGTCATCCCGTAGGCCGCCATGCCCCACTGCTTCAGCCCGGGACGCTTACCGCCCCGCAGGTCGGCCCAGATCCCCTTGGTGAAGTAGGCCGACGCCTCCTCCCGCAGCCGTGGCATGCGAAGCGCGTCGGACAGCGCCTGGTAGCCGTCGAGCGGCATGAGCGGATTGAGGTTGTAGATCGTGTTCAGATAGAGCGCGAAGGCGATCTGGAAGGCGATCCCGGAGACGACCGGCTGCGGCACATAGGCGGCGACGACCGAGGCGGCTCCCGCGACGGCTGCGGTCGACAGCGGACCCGACAACGTCACCACGATGCGCGACCAGCGCGTACCGAACCACATGTCGCTCGTGTCCACAAAGGCGAACGGCATGCCCATCATCAGCATGAAGCCGCCGCGGGTCACTTTGCGGCCATACGATTTCACGGCCAGCGCGTGCGCGCTCTCGTGGATCGCCAGCGCGATCAGGCAGACCGCCGCCACCACGATCGCGCCGGCCAGGCCCGCGCCGCCCACATCGAACAGCTGCTGCTTGCGCTGCGCGACGAAGAAGGCGTAGAGACCACCCAAGATCAAAATCCACAAGCCGACCACACTTGTACGCGTGAAGAAGCGCCACCCGAACGCTCGGTACATCCGGCCGACCAGGGCGTCCAAGCCCTTCACCGACAGCTCCAGCCGTAGCAGCGCCCGGAAGATCGCCTGGCCGATCCGCTTCAGCAGCGGCGGCCGCTCCGGATCGCGTTGACCATAGAGCCCGCGGACGAGCCCGATCGCGGCGAACGTCCGCAGGGTGTGCTCGATCCGGGGGAGGGCCAGTTCGCCGTACTTGTCGGCGTACAGGAAGAGCAGGTCGCGAACGCTGTTCTCGCCGTCCAGACTGGTCCACAGGAACGCGTCCCGGTCGTCGAGCTGAAGATATTGCCCCGTACGCGTGTTGCTCAGCACCCACTGCTCGACCCCGCGACTGTCCGGGACCTGCTTGAGCGCCCAACCCGACCGCCGCCGGGGAACCGCCGACAACGGCTCGGTCGCGGTGGCCGCCTCCGGCTGTTGCCTCGCCGCGGCGAGCATCGTGTATTCGGTGCCCTTGACCATCGTCTTGGAGCCGACAGCCGCGCTCCGCGGTTGCGCGAAGCGGACCGGGACGTCCCCGAAGAGCAGCTCCATCTCGTCGTTGAGGGCCGCTCGATCGCCGTGGAGCGTACGCCCGCCGACGGTGGTCCCGTTGAACGAGCTGAGATCCTCAAGCACGAAACCCTCGGGTCCCCGGGTGATCCGGGCGTGGTGCCGGGAGACGCTCGGGTCGTCCAGGATCAGGTCGTTGTCACTGGTACGCCCGATCGTCGTGACCGGACCGACCAACGGGTACGCCTGCCCCGCGTGCCGCAGCTCCGGAGCCGCGAACTCGGCGATCTTGGCGCCTTTGCGCAGCGTGCCGCAGTGCAGGCAGTACGGGTAGTCCCGGCGCAGGTGCACGTGACAGGCGTGGCAGAGCATCTCGGGCCTTTCTGACTCGGCTCTGTTCCCTGCGGATCACGGTTATGCAGGTGATCTGGGGCCGAGATCGCATGCGTAACCGTGATCCGCAGCCTTCGGGCTGACGGGTAGGGCCGGCCGGGGCGAGCACGGGGGAGACTCGGCCCCGGCCGGCGTACTCGGCGGAGGGTGGGTGCTCTCCGCGAGTCGGTGCTAAGCGTTGGGTTGCGTCTTGTCCTCGTCGTCGTCCTTGCCGGCGAACTTCGCGCCCGCGATGCCGCCCGCGATCCCGCCGACCACCACGCCGGCGACCACGCCGCCCGCGCCCATGGCCAGCTCGGTCATGCCGATGCCGCCGTCGTCGCTCGCGCCGCCGCCCTGGGCGCCGCCCGCCTGACCGCCGTCGGCCGGCGGGGTCGTCGTGCCCGGGGCGTGCGAGGCGGCTGCCGCGTCGGCCGCGGCCACCGGGGACTCCGTCTCGGGCTGCTCGGCCGGCGGCTGCTCGGTCGAGGGCTCCGGGGTGGGCGTACCGGTGTGGCCGGTGCCGCCGCCCATGCCGCCCGTCCCGGTTCCTTCGGTGCCGGTCCCGCCGTCGGTTCCAGTGCTGTCGGAGGGCTCCGGCGTCGGCGTGCCGCCGTCGCTGCCCGGGTCGGTGGGACCGGGGTCGGTGGGACCGGGGTCGGTGGGACCGGGGTCTGTGGGACCGGGGTCTGTGGGACCGGGGTCTGTGGGGCCGGGGTCGGTGGGACCGGGGTCGGTGGGTGCGCCGCCGTCGCCCGGGTCGAAGACCGGCGGGTCGCCGAGTACGCCGCCCGGGTCGACCGGGTGCACCGGGTCCACGATGATGCCCGGGTCGAAGACGAGGTCGCCTTCGAGGATGTCCGGCGTGCCGTCGCCGTCGCTGTCGGCCAGCG
This genomic interval carries:
- a CDS encoding FHA domain-containing protein; the protein is MHLRRDYPYCLHCGTLRKGAKIAEFAAPELRHAGQAYPLVGPVTTIGRTSDNDLILDDPSVSRHHARITRGPEGFVLEDLSSFNGTTVGGRTLHGDRAALNDEMELLFGDVPVRFAQPRSAAVGSKTMVKGTEYTMLAAARQQPEAATATEPLSAVPRRRSGWALKQVPDSRGVEQWVLSNTRTGQYLQLDDRDAFLWTSLDGENSVRDLLFLYADKYGELALPRIEHTLRTFAAIGLVRGLYGQRDPERPPLLKRIGQAIFRALLRLELSVKGLDALVGRMYRAFGWRFFTRTSVVGLWILILGGLYAFFVAQRKQQLFDVGGAGLAGAIVVAAVCLIALAIHESAHALAVKSYGRKVTRGGFMLMMGMPFAFVDTSDMWFGTRWSRIVVTLSGPLSTAAVAGAASVVAAYVPQPVVSGIAFQIAFALYLNTIYNLNPLMPLDGYQALSDALRMPRLREEASAYFTKGIWADLRGGKRPGLKQWGMAAYGMTAVVGMTAFMVMAVFSWRTRLDGMVQKYLPAGFAIPVIVIGLGVLMFPIWFRIYKKVSTLVRRTAAKRSLTEPGEATA